A DNA window from Actinomadura coerulea contains the following coding sequences:
- a CDS encoding sulfotransferase family protein, whose protein sequence is MTGESCRPIFVLGCPRSGTTLLQQMLHSHRHIAFPSETRFVHVSYDIRHRFGDLERPENRRALAEWITGGEGTKFGALRLDAAAVAEEIVQGPPTLGSALAAVFRAYARRHGKRRWGDKRPSYFRRVPMLRRMFPDAQFVHLVRDGRDAVSSLTRMPWFDGDIHAAALTWREAVDTGARLRARLGPDTFYEFRYEDLVADPEDALTRLCAFLGEEYDPAMTTAYRHARRTVPSARKWHLGTHEAVNARSVGAWRDRLEAGEADLVQYVLASRLRRHGYAITEGARPAAAPLVRFHRLAAHRWRARHAQALRDRLARGREPNPVVSWLNGPVSMS, encoded by the coding sequence TCCCCTCCGAGACGCGGTTCGTGCATGTCTCCTACGACATCCGGCACCGGTTCGGGGACCTGGAGCGGCCGGAGAACCGGCGCGCGCTGGCCGAATGGATCACCGGCGGAGAGGGCACCAAGTTCGGGGCGCTGCGGCTGGACGCCGCCGCCGTGGCCGAGGAGATCGTGCAGGGGCCGCCGACGCTCGGGTCGGCGCTCGCCGCCGTGTTCCGCGCCTACGCGCGCCGGCACGGAAAGCGGCGCTGGGGGGACAAGCGGCCGAGCTACTTCCGCCGGGTGCCGATGCTCCGGCGGATGTTCCCCGACGCCCAGTTCGTCCATCTCGTCCGGGACGGCCGGGACGCGGTGAGCTCCCTGACGCGGATGCCGTGGTTCGACGGCGACATCCACGCCGCCGCGCTGACGTGGCGGGAGGCGGTCGACACGGGCGCCCGCCTCCGGGCCCGCCTCGGGCCGGACACGTTCTACGAGTTCCGCTACGAGGACCTGGTCGCCGACCCCGAGGACGCCCTGACGAGGCTGTGCGCGTTCCTCGGCGAGGAGTACGACCCCGCCATGACGACGGCGTACCGGCACGCGCGGAGGACGGTACCGTCCGCGCGCAAGTGGCACCTGGGCACGCACGAGGCCGTCAACGCCCGCAGCGTCGGCGCGTGGCGCGACCGCCTGGAGGCGGGGGAGGCGGACCTCGTCCAGTACGTGCTCGCCTCCCGGCTGCGCCGCCACGGCTACGCGATCACGGAGGGGGCGCGTCCGGCGGCGGCGCCGCTCGTCAGATTCCACCGCCTCGCGGCGCACCGCTGGCGGGCGCGGCACGCGCAGGCCCTCCGTGACCGGCTCGCGCGGGGACGCGAGCCCAACCCCGTCGTCTCGTGGCTGAACGGTCCAGTAAGTATGTCCTGA
- a CDS encoding acyl carrier protein, with the protein MARSEIISHDELQSWLLDKIAFYLDRPVENIDPGVELARYGVDSVYAISIISDIEDHLQVEVDVTEARRRETVADLTDYLLDLVA; encoded by the coding sequence GTGGCCCGATCGGAAATAATTTCCCACGACGAGCTGCAATCGTGGCTTCTTGACAAGATCGCCTTCTACCTCGACAGGCCTGTGGAAAACATCGATCCCGGGGTCGAACTCGCCCGTTACGGGGTCGACTCGGTGTACGCGATCAGCATCATCAGCGACATCGAGGACCACCTGCAGGTGGAGGTCGACGTGACCGAGGCGCGGCGCCGGGAGACCGTGGCCGACCTCACCGACTACCTGCTCGACCTCGTCGCGTGA
- a CDS encoding SGNH/GDSL hydrolase family protein gives MAGRPPEVGGADAAGPAMVVLGDSVAEGQDDPDPAGGWLGWAGRLALHLGISREEMLNASDPGATVEDVVRDQLPAVRGLAPRLVVLGCGMNDALRGFEREAAARRLAELFGWGRGRGAVVLAIPVPRPPLLDITPISQFRKKRTVQRIHDFNAELDRVSREFGMAFPERETVAMVADPAMWSADGIHLNPDGHAYVAKVMAQIAASLLGERVK, from the coding sequence ATGGCCGGCCGGCCCCCCGAGGTCGGCGGCGCCGACGCCGCCGGGCCCGCCATGGTGGTGCTCGGCGACAGCGTGGCCGAGGGCCAGGACGATCCGGATCCGGCCGGCGGGTGGCTCGGCTGGGCCGGGCGGCTGGCCCTTCACCTGGGGATTTCCCGCGAGGAGATGCTCAACGCATCCGACCCGGGCGCGACGGTCGAGGACGTGGTGCGCGACCAGCTGCCCGCCGTGCGGGGGCTGGCGCCGCGGCTGGTCGTGCTCGGCTGCGGCATGAACGACGCGCTGCGCGGCTTCGAGCGGGAGGCCGCGGCGCGCCGGCTGGCGGAGCTGTTCGGCTGGGGCCGCGGGCGCGGCGCGGTCGTCCTCGCCATCCCGGTGCCGCGGCCGCCGCTGCTGGACATCACCCCGATCTCGCAGTTCCGTAAGAAACGCACGGTGCAGCGCATTCACGATTTCAACGCCGAGCTCGACCGGGTGTCGCGCGAGTTCGGAATGGCGTTTCCAGAGCGAGAAACGGTGGCGATGGTCGCCGATCCCGCGATGTGGAGTGCCGACGGAATCCACCTGAATCCGGACGGGCACGCCTATGTCGCGAAGGTGATGGCGCAGATTGCGGCGAGCCTGCTCGGTGAGCGGGTGAAATGA
- a CDS encoding SGNH/GDSL hydrolase family protein produces MKRAHSVARAIRSPMPLLLAPVLAVQAWRTVRRTPRLDPATGDEQGFVAGADPGRGPALRVMVIGESTAVGVGASRHAEALPGFLAEELGERLRRSVAWSVSGRNGATARRIIGGLVPPANGSAPNVVVVTTGINDLIRRRPLRRWAADVTELVALLRGRFPEATVLVAGMPPVHRFPALPRPLRSVLGARARAMDRITRDAAAAGGAVHAPMDEAMARDRRLFAADGFHPSAAGYRAWARDLARVAVAAAPAPAPGPAPGPGDPPQDTPPAGAVPPRTAD; encoded by the coding sequence ATGAAAAGAGCACATTCCGTCGCCCGCGCGATCCGTTCGCCGATGCCGCTGCTCCTCGCTCCCGTACTGGCGGTGCAGGCGTGGCGGACGGTGCGGCGGACACCGCGGCTGGACCCGGCGACCGGGGACGAGCAGGGCTTCGTCGCCGGCGCCGACCCCGGGCGGGGCCCGGCCCTGCGGGTCATGGTGATCGGCGAGTCCACCGCCGTGGGCGTCGGCGCGTCCCGGCACGCCGAGGCGCTGCCCGGCTTCCTGGCGGAGGAGCTCGGCGAGCGGCTGCGGCGCAGCGTGGCGTGGTCGGTCTCCGGCCGGAACGGCGCGACGGCCCGGCGCATCATCGGCGGGCTCGTCCCGCCCGCGAACGGCTCCGCGCCGAACGTGGTGGTCGTCACCACGGGCATCAACGACCTGATCAGGCGGCGTCCCCTGCGCCGGTGGGCGGCGGACGTGACCGAGCTCGTCGCCCTCCTGCGCGGCCGGTTCCCGGAGGCGACCGTGCTCGTCGCCGGGATGCCGCCGGTGCACCGGTTCCCCGCCCTGCCGCGGCCGCTGCGCTCGGTCCTCGGCGCGCGGGCGCGCGCCATGGACCGGATCACGCGGGACGCGGCCGCGGCGGGCGGCGCCGTCCACGCTCCCATGGACGAGGCCATGGCCCGCGACCGGCGGCTCTTCGCGGCCGACGGCTTCCACCCGTCGGCCGCGGGCTACCGGGCCTGGGCGCGCGACCTCGCCCGCGTCGCCGTCGCCGCCGCTCCCGCTCCCGCCCCCGGGCCCGCCCCCGGACCCGGCGACCCGCCGCAGGACACGCCCCCCGCCGGGGCCGTCCCGCCGAGGACGGCCGACTGA
- a CDS encoding nuclear transport factor 2 family protein, giving the protein MTVPGTFRSAVESKDLAAITAALDPGIEFRSPVMVKPYLGRDAVAALLGVLLDVFEDFHYTDELVGVPSDGTNGAGPPAQALVFSAKVLGKDLQGLDLLRFGETGLVTGLTVMVRPLPAAMTLARVVGRRMEDPTGADNAGGPSGDTAQP; this is encoded by the coding sequence ATGACGGTTCCCGGAACGTTCCGTTCGGCGGTGGAGTCCAAGGACCTCGCCGCGATCACCGCTGCGCTGGACCCCGGCATCGAGTTCCGCAGCCCGGTGATGGTGAAGCCCTACCTGGGGCGCGACGCCGTCGCCGCCCTGCTCGGCGTCCTGCTGGACGTCTTCGAGGACTTCCACTACACCGACGAGCTGGTGGGCGTCCCCTCGGACGGGACGAACGGCGCGGGCCCGCCGGCGCAGGCGCTCGTCTTCAGCGCCAAGGTGCTGGGCAAGGACCTCCAGGGGCTGGACCTGCTCAGGTTCGGCGAGACCGGGCTGGTCACGGGCCTGACCGTCATGGTGCGCCCGCTGCCCGCGGCGATGACGCTCGCCCGGGTGGTCGGCAGGCGCATGGAGGATCCGACCGGCGCCGACAACGCGGGGGGCCCGTCCGGCGACACCGCGCAGCCATAG
- a CDS encoding acyl-CoA dehydrogenase family protein has protein sequence MDSKVPAHPARPAHSAPGARAESPAHPAHSVHPGQSENPSSENPSSENPSSGSLATEQSASGGPAPGPHPRERLAPAHRIAADLDGYLGDPMDDEAGPFSYKAIVEAEERDEIPPGAVDAVRAWGFPKYLVPSGLGGRLTTLEELFFVTRGISRRSVTVAVMYGSGLLAVNPVWLWGDAWQRRTVADGVLRGDLACFGVSEADHGSDVMASESEADIQGDELVLTGVKWPVGNATRGRFVTTYAKTGPRDFSLILVDKRELDPAAWSTLPPVRTVGLRGHDLSGVAFSGARLPAERVIGRRGSGLVQTLKTLQITRTAIAALSVGTMDAVVRIGMEYARQRTLYGSDIYRIPVIRDHLVKAHLDLLIAECVAIPVARCLTVAPGRLSLWSSIVKYFVPVLGEEVVASIGTVLAARGYLREGVAHGVFQKLQRDHAIASIFEGTTHVNLANVAGQLPFLVDPPAETGREDELLADLFGWTRTPPAWEPDGRLLQLTNEGRDEIGQRFEEISEEVLAAANAHAAPGVAAELKDLLSAIGALRARIEEGIRANEGDTSSVAALTRAKRYCELHAMTSCMLTWLHNRRVFGGAFEDGQWLVLCLQRLLQRAQPDTVLSEDFLPPLEDAMFGGTGERRWFSLLSLSALPPSLLISPEDG, from the coding sequence ATGGATAGCAAGGTCCCCGCACACCCCGCCCGGCCCGCTCACTCCGCCCCCGGGGCCCGCGCGGAGAGCCCCGCCCATCCCGCGCATTCCGTCCACCCGGGCCAGTCCGAGAACCCCTCGTCAGAAAACCCCTCATCCGAGAACCCCTCGTCCGGGAGCCTCGCGACCGAGCAGTCCGCTTCGGGGGGTCCCGCGCCGGGACCGCACCCGCGCGAGAGGCTGGCCCCGGCGCACCGGATCGCCGCCGACCTGGACGGCTACCTCGGCGACCCGATGGACGACGAGGCCGGGCCGTTCTCCTACAAGGCCATCGTGGAGGCGGAGGAGCGCGACGAGATCCCCCCGGGCGCGGTGGACGCCGTCCGTGCGTGGGGCTTCCCGAAGTACCTGGTGCCGAGCGGGCTCGGCGGGCGCCTGACGACGCTGGAGGAGCTGTTCTTCGTCACCCGCGGCATCTCGCGCCGCAGCGTCACCGTCGCGGTCATGTACGGGTCCGGGTTGCTGGCGGTCAACCCGGTGTGGCTGTGGGGCGACGCGTGGCAGCGCAGGACGGTGGCGGACGGGGTGCTGCGCGGCGACCTGGCCTGCTTCGGCGTCTCCGAGGCCGACCACGGCAGCGACGTGATGGCGTCGGAGTCGGAGGCCGACATCCAGGGGGACGAACTTGTGCTCACCGGGGTGAAGTGGCCGGTCGGCAACGCCACCCGCGGGCGGTTCGTCACCACCTATGCGAAGACCGGCCCCCGCGACTTCTCCCTCATCCTGGTCGACAAGCGGGAGCTCGACCCGGCGGCCTGGTCGACGCTGCCCCCCGTCCGGACGGTCGGGCTGCGCGGCCACGACCTGTCCGGCGTCGCGTTCTCCGGGGCGCGGCTGCCCGCCGAGCGGGTGATCGGGCGGCGCGGCTCCGGGCTCGTCCAGACGCTGAAGACCCTGCAGATCACCCGGACCGCGATCGCGGCGCTGTCGGTGGGGACGATGGACGCGGTGGTGCGCATCGGGATGGAGTACGCGCGCCAGCGCACCCTGTACGGCTCGGACATCTACCGGATCCCGGTGATCCGCGACCATCTGGTCAAGGCGCATCTGGACCTGCTGATCGCCGAGTGCGTGGCGATCCCGGTGGCGCGCTGCCTGACGGTCGCGCCCGGGCGGCTCAGCCTGTGGTCCTCGATCGTGAAGTACTTCGTGCCGGTCCTCGGCGAGGAGGTCGTGGCCAGCATCGGGACGGTGCTCGCCGCGCGCGGCTACCTGCGCGAGGGCGTGGCGCACGGGGTGTTCCAGAAGCTGCAGCGCGACCACGCGATCGCGAGCATCTTCGAGGGCACCACGCACGTGAACCTCGCCAACGTCGCGGGCCAGCTGCCCTTCCTGGTCGACCCGCCGGCGGAGACGGGCCGCGAGGACGAGCTGCTCGCCGACCTGTTCGGCTGGACGCGGACGCCGCCCGCCTGGGAACCCGACGGCCGCCTGCTCCAACTCACCAACGAGGGCCGCGACGAGATCGGCCAGCGGTTCGAGGAGATCTCCGAGGAGGTGCTGGCGGCGGCGAACGCGCACGCCGCGCCCGGCGTCGCGGCCGAGCTGAAGGACCTGCTGTCGGCCATCGGCGCCCTGCGCGCCAGGATCGAGGAGGGCATCCGCGCGAACGAGGGCGACACCTCCTCCGTGGCGGCGCTGACGCGGGCCAAGCGGTACTGCGAGCTGCACGCGATGACCTCGTGCATGCTCACCTGGCTGCACAACCGGCGGGTGTTCGGCGGGGCGTTCGAGGACGGCCAGTGGCTCGTCCTGTGCCTGCAGCGGCTGCTCCAGCGGGCGCAGCCCGACACCGTCCTGTCCGAGGACTTCCTCCCGCCGCTGGAGGACGCGATGTTCGGCGGCACGGGCGAGCGGCGCTGGTTCTCCCTGCTCTCCCTGTCCGCGCTCCCGCCCTCCCTGCTCATCTCACCCGAGGACGGGTGA
- a CDS encoding fatty acyl-AMP ligase — MAGPPETARDFVSLVRENIRTHGDTRSFTFISEEPGRRYKENVLGFADLDRRARALGCRLEARGLRDRAVLLLYPEGLEFLAAFLGCLYARVIAVPAPLPDLDAGRFGRTRRIIEDADVALILTDTAHRDTLDAWLSAAGLKGRVHCLDTQAGKDTDAGDWSPPRSGPDTVAFLQYTSGSTSEPKGVMVTHGNLVANGEEIKRRIEGSPATVGVGWVPHYHDMGLVGQFLQPLYLGCRYVFTSPITFIKRPVLWLELITRYRGTITVAPNFGYELVLRRVTDRQLEGLDLSSLTVVKNGAEPVRAATLEAVAERLAPVGFRPSMWMPCYGMAETTLLITGAPLGGGPVVRDFDAGALARNEAVPADEPGLTGGDPAAGGARRLVSSGRPVTLDVRVVDPETRAERPERRVGEIWVRGGSVARGYWGSPEQTEATFRARTSAGEGPFLRTGDLGFTADGELYVTGRIKDLIIVNGRNIHAHDIEEVARASHPAALLGAAFAIDAAIDPDLGPAPPGGRPGGGGALDASREQVVIVQEISTRAAAGTPLEEVASAVRTRVARTFELPAVSVVLAARGSVRRTTSGKMQRRLTREAFLTGKITELAADLEPGVAGLRRAPAPIDADQS; from the coding sequence ATGGCCGGGCCACCGGAGACGGCGAGAGATTTCGTGTCGCTCGTCCGGGAGAACATCCGGACGCACGGCGACACCCGCTCCTTCACCTTCATCAGCGAGGAACCGGGGCGCAGGTACAAGGAGAACGTGCTCGGCTTCGCCGACCTGGACCGCCGGGCCCGCGCGCTCGGCTGCCGCCTGGAGGCGCGCGGCCTGCGGGACCGGGCCGTCCTGCTGCTCTATCCGGAGGGGCTGGAGTTCCTGGCGGCCTTCCTCGGCTGCCTGTACGCGCGCGTCATCGCCGTCCCGGCCCCGCTCCCCGACCTGGACGCGGGCCGCTTCGGCCGGACCCGCCGGATCATCGAGGACGCCGACGTCGCGCTGATCCTCACCGACACCGCCCACCGCGACACCCTCGACGCGTGGCTGTCGGCCGCCGGGCTGAAGGGGCGCGTGCACTGCCTGGACACCCAGGCGGGCAAGGACACCGACGCCGGCGACTGGTCCCCGCCGCGGTCCGGCCCGGACACCGTCGCCTTCCTCCAGTACACCTCGGGGTCGACCAGCGAGCCGAAGGGCGTCATGGTCACCCACGGCAACCTGGTGGCCAACGGCGAGGAGATCAAGCGCCGCATCGAGGGGTCGCCCGCCACGGTCGGCGTCGGCTGGGTGCCGCACTACCACGACATGGGCCTGGTCGGTCAGTTCCTCCAGCCGCTCTACCTCGGCTGCCGGTACGTGTTCACCTCGCCGATCACGTTCATCAAGCGCCCCGTGCTGTGGCTGGAGCTGATCACCCGGTACCGGGGGACGATCACCGTGGCGCCCAACTTCGGGTACGAGCTGGTGCTGCGGCGCGTCACCGACCGGCAGCTGGAGGGCCTGGACCTGTCGTCGCTGACCGTCGTGAAGAACGGCGCAGAGCCCGTCCGGGCCGCGACGCTGGAGGCGGTGGCCGAGCGGTTGGCCCCGGTCGGCTTCCGGCCCTCGATGTGGATGCCGTGCTACGGGATGGCCGAGACGACCCTGCTCATCACCGGCGCGCCTCTCGGCGGGGGCCCGGTCGTCCGCGACTTCGACGCCGGGGCCCTCGCGCGGAACGAGGCCGTCCCCGCGGACGAGCCGGGCCTCACGGGCGGGGACCCCGCCGCCGGGGGCGCCAGGCGGCTCGTCAGCAGCGGCCGTCCCGTCACCCTGGACGTCCGCGTCGTCGACCCCGAGACGCGCGCGGAGCGGCCGGAGCGGCGCGTGGGGGAGATCTGGGTGCGCGGGGGCAGCGTCGCCCGCGGCTACTGGGGGAGCCCCGAGCAGACCGAGGCGACCTTCCGCGCCCGCACGTCCGCCGGCGAGGGCCCGTTCCTGCGGACGGGCGATCTCGGCTTCACCGCCGACGGCGAGCTCTACGTCACCGGGCGGATCAAGGACCTGATCATCGTCAACGGCCGCAACATCCACGCGCACGACATCGAGGAGGTGGCACGCGCATCCCACCCGGCCGCCCTGCTCGGCGCCGCCTTCGCGATCGACGCCGCCATCGACCCCGACCTCGGCCCGGCGCCGCCGGGCGGCCGGCCCGGCGGGGGCGGCGCGCTCGACGCGAGCCGGGAGCAGGTCGTCATCGTCCAGGAGATCAGCACCCGCGCCGCCGCCGGGACGCCCCTGGAGGAGGTGGCCTCCGCCGTCAGGACGCGGGTCGCCCGGACGTTCGAGCTGCCCGCCGTCAGCGTCGTGCTGGCCGCGCGGGGCTCGGTCAGGCGGACGACCAGCGGGAAGATGCAGCGCCGGCTGACCCGCGAGGCGTTCCTGACGGGAAAGATCACCGAACTCGCGGCCGATCTCGAACCGGGCGTCGCCGGCCTCCGGAGGGCGCCCGCACCGATCGACGCTGACCAATCCTAG
- a CDS encoding PadR family transcriptional regulator, which yields MALRHAVLAALLDGEYSGYQLAKIFDLSVSNFWHAVPQQLYSELSRLETEGLISGRQIIQHDRPNKRVYTVTQAGVDELERFAVTPAKPGIIRENLLVMVQAVDHICADSVIAQLEDRAVASAAKVEVFERTLKHLRGDLDEESFLRTGSPLGPYLTCLRGRRFEQENYAWFTSTARLLRARAGTESEGSGPP from the coding sequence ATGGCGCTACGTCACGCGGTGCTGGCGGCGCTGCTCGACGGCGAGTACAGCGGCTACCAGCTGGCAAAGATCTTCGATTTGTCGGTCTCCAACTTCTGGCATGCCGTGCCGCAGCAGCTCTACTCGGAGCTGTCGAGGTTGGAGACGGAAGGTCTGATCAGCGGGCGGCAGATCATCCAGCACGATCGTCCCAACAAGCGCGTGTACACCGTCACCCAGGCCGGCGTCGACGAACTCGAACGGTTCGCCGTGACCCCCGCCAAGCCAGGGATCATCCGCGAGAACCTGCTCGTCATGGTGCAGGCCGTGGACCACATCTGCGCCGACTCCGTCATCGCGCAGCTGGAGGACCGGGCGGTGGCCTCGGCGGCCAAGGTCGAGGTCTTCGAACGCACCCTCAAGCACCTGCGCGGCGACCTGGACGAGGAGTCCTTCCTGCGCACGGGGTCCCCTCTCGGGCCCTACCTCACGTGCCTGCGCGGACGCCGCTTCGAGCAGGAGAACTACGCGTGGTTCACCAGCACCGCCCGGCTGCTGCGGGCCCGGGCGGGCACAGAGTCCGAGGGGAGCGGCCCGCCATGA
- a CDS encoding ATP-binding protein, producing MMSGDHHTIELPSTPLPSHLTTTATPVAPPNGTAPNGPRGLDEPPVVLLGELTLPAERASVPAARRFSRSVSTASGVGHIADDAEVLVSELVTNAVRHAPAAGGALCLRLLRAGARLRIEVHDQSAAVPTARPVDLMEETGRGWFLVAVMADRHGTEHTASGKAVWCEVRAWPRDEHPGH from the coding sequence ATGATGTCGGGCGACCACCACACCATCGAACTCCCTAGCACCCCACTCCCGAGCCATCTGACCACCACCGCGACGCCGGTCGCGCCGCCGAACGGCACGGCGCCGAACGGGCCGCGGGGCCTGGACGAGCCGCCGGTGGTCCTGCTGGGCGAGCTGACGCTGCCCGCCGAGCGCGCGTCCGTGCCGGCGGCGCGGCGCTTCAGCAGGTCCGTCAGCACCGCGTCCGGCGTCGGGCACATCGCCGACGACGCCGAGGTCCTGGTGTCCGAACTGGTCACCAACGCCGTCCGGCACGCGCCGGCCGCCGGAGGCGCGCTGTGCCTGCGGCTCCTGCGCGCCGGGGCCCGGCTCCGCATCGAGGTGCACGACCAGAGCGCCGCCGTCCCGACGGCGCGGCCGGTCGACCTCATGGAGGAGACGGGGCGCGGCTGGTTCCTCGTCGCGGTGATGGCCGACCGGCACGGCACCGAGCACACCGCCTCCGGCAAGGCGGTCTGGTGCGAGGTGCGCGCCTGGCCGCGGGACGAGCACCCCGGCCACTGA